One stretch of Longimicrobium sp. DNA includes these proteins:
- a CDS encoding YtxH domain-containing protein — MREDVGQPRIVIEERGGGAGSFLLGVLVGAGLALLLAPRSGRETQREIRGFVTGRVDAVRGAVDTRVEQARTAVDEGRSAAAQARAELQRRVQEAKASYRGGQRPEPPRAPALQLAVSSPPVQEVVITEVTTEPDVGDLAGGEVR, encoded by the coding sequence ATGCGTGAGGACGTGGGGCAGCCGCGGATCGTGATCGAGGAGCGCGGCGGGGGCGCCGGCTCCTTTCTGCTGGGTGTGCTGGTGGGCGCCGGCCTGGCGCTGCTGCTGGCGCCCCGCAGTGGGCGCGAGACGCAGCGCGAGATCCGGGGTTTCGTCACCGGGCGCGTGGACGCGGTCCGTGGAGCGGTGGATACCCGGGTGGAGCAGGCGCGGACGGCGGTGGACGAGGGGCGGTCGGCGGCCGCCCAGGCGCGGGCCGAGCTGCAGCGGCGGGTGCAGGAGGCCAAGGCCTCGTACCGCGGCGGCCAGCGCCCCGAACCCCCGCGCGCCCCGGCGCTGCAGCTGGCGGTTTCCTCACCTCCCGTCCAGGAGGTGGTGATCACCGAGGTGACCACCGAACCCGACGTGGGAGACCTGGCGGGCGGCGAAGTTCGTTGA
- a CDS encoding helicase HerA-like domain-containing protein gives MNSDVLNAARTAFPASTGTLTLGAVVHEGACAPEPLVSLPLSMMNRHGLIAGATGTGKTKSLQLIAEQLASAGVPVFLSDVKGDLSGIGVPGEAGDRVKQRATDTGYAWQPAGMPVEYLSLSGKLGAQLRATVSSFGPLLLAKVLGLNETQSSVLTLVFKYCDDKGLLLLDLSDLRAALRYLSEEGADELKEYGGMSKQTVGVLLRELVELEAQDAERFFGEPEFDLDDLLKTAPDGRGIVSVLELQDVQETPALFSTFMLWMLATLYHTLPEMGDVEKPRLVFFFDEAHLLFDGASKALVDQVEQVVRLIRSKGVGVFFITQNPRDVPAEILGQLGHRVQHALRAFTPDDEKALKSAARTFPKTTFYDVEETLTTLGIGEALVTTLSPSGVPSQPFAVRMVPPSSRMGPLTADELQVRIGASEQVRKYAQEIDRESAREMLEERAGQAQEAEDEAAAAPRSSGRAPDYERAPRTATRKTSRTANDEPAPRRGRKERGTVEQILRSPVAKSAVNTLVRGLVGALLGGRRRR, from the coding sequence ATGAATTCCGACGTCCTGAACGCAGCCCGCACGGCCTTTCCCGCATCCACCGGAACCCTCACCCTGGGCGCCGTGGTGCACGAGGGCGCCTGCGCGCCGGAGCCGCTGGTGTCGCTGCCCCTGTCGATGATGAACCGCCACGGGCTGATCGCCGGCGCCACGGGCACGGGCAAGACCAAGTCGCTGCAGCTGATCGCCGAGCAGCTGGCCAGCGCCGGCGTGCCCGTCTTCCTTTCCGACGTGAAGGGCGACCTCAGCGGCATCGGCGTGCCGGGCGAGGCGGGCGACCGCGTGAAGCAGCGCGCCACCGACACGGGCTACGCCTGGCAGCCCGCGGGGATGCCCGTGGAGTACCTGAGCCTTTCGGGAAAGCTGGGCGCGCAGCTGCGGGCCACCGTCTCCTCCTTCGGCCCGCTGCTGCTGGCCAAGGTGCTGGGGCTGAACGAAACGCAGTCCAGCGTGCTGACCCTGGTCTTCAAGTACTGCGACGACAAGGGGCTGCTGCTGCTGGACCTTTCGGACCTGCGCGCCGCGCTCCGCTACCTGTCGGAAGAGGGCGCCGACGAGCTGAAGGAGTACGGCGGGATGTCGAAGCAGACCGTGGGCGTGCTGCTTCGAGAGCTGGTGGAGCTGGAGGCGCAGGACGCCGAGCGCTTCTTCGGCGAGCCGGAATTCGACCTGGACGACCTGCTGAAGACGGCGCCGGATGGGCGCGGGATCGTGAGCGTGCTGGAGCTGCAGGACGTGCAGGAAACGCCCGCGCTGTTCAGCACCTTCATGCTGTGGATGCTCGCCACGCTGTATCACACGCTGCCGGAGATGGGCGACGTCGAAAAGCCCAGGCTGGTGTTCTTCTTCGACGAGGCCCACCTGCTGTTCGACGGCGCCAGCAAGGCGCTGGTGGACCAGGTGGAGCAGGTGGTGCGGCTGATCCGGTCCAAGGGCGTGGGCGTGTTCTTCATCACCCAGAACCCGCGCGACGTGCCGGCCGAAATCCTGGGCCAGCTGGGGCACCGCGTGCAGCACGCCCTGCGCGCCTTTACCCCGGACGATGAAAAGGCGCTGAAGTCCGCCGCGCGCACGTTCCCGAAGACGACGTTCTACGACGTGGAGGAAACGCTGACCACGCTGGGCATCGGCGAGGCGCTGGTGACCACGCTGTCCCCGTCGGGCGTGCCCAGCCAGCCGTTCGCCGTGCGCATGGTGCCGCCGTCGTCGCGGATGGGCCCGCTGACCGCGGACGAGCTGCAGGTGCGCATCGGCGCCTCGGAGCAGGTGCGGAAGTACGCGCAGGAGATCGACCGCGAAAGCGCGCGCGAGATGCTGGAAGAACGTGCGGGGCAGGCGCAGGAGGCGGAAGACGAGGCGGCGGCTGCTCCGCGGAGCTCCGGCCGGGCGCCAGACTACGAGCGCGCGCCGCGCACCGCCACGCGAAAGACGTCGCGCACGGCCAACGACGAGCCCGCGCCGCGTCGGGGCCGCAAGGAACGCGGGACGGTGGAGCAGATCCTTCGATCGCCCGTCGCCAAGTCTGCCGTGAACACCCTGGTCCGCGGACTGGTGGGTGCCCTGCTGGGTGGACGGCGCAGGCGGTGA
- a CDS encoding response regulator codes for MAAQRILVIEDEAAAREALKSLLDEEGYTVCTAESGRRGLERLEDFRPDTVVCDFYLPDIDGLQVVRAIRSAGDSGVRVIIITAGCGGEEAESTLRREADFFFQKPLDLRRFRDVLQAEGDDAARGALALH; via the coding sequence ATGGCGGCACAACGCATACTCGTCATCGAGGACGAGGCAGCCGCGCGCGAGGCGCTGAAGAGCCTGCTCGACGAGGAGGGCTACACCGTCTGCACGGCGGAAAGCGGCAGGCGCGGCCTGGAGCGGCTCGAGGATTTTCGCCCCGATACGGTGGTGTGCGACTTCTACCTCCCCGACATCGACGGGCTGCAGGTGGTGCGCGCCATCCGCTCGGCAGGCGACAGCGGGGTGCGCGTGATCATCATCACGGCCGGGTGCGGCGGCGAAGAGGCCGAGAGCACACTGCGCCGCGAGGCCGACTTCTTCTTCCAGAAGCCGCTGGACCTGCGCCGCTTCCGCGATGTCCTGCAGGCCGAGGGCGACGACGCCGCGCGCGGCGCGCTTGCCCTTCACTGA
- a CDS encoding DUF433 domain-containing protein: MTAANVITINPKVLSGTPVFTGTRVPVESLIDHLKAGDTLEDFLEGFPGVQREQAEAFLELALDAALSHARAA; the protein is encoded by the coding sequence ATGACTGCCGCAAACGTGATCACCATCAATCCTAAAGTCCTGAGCGGAACGCCTGTGTTCACAGGCACTCGCGTACCGGTGGAGAGCTTGATCGATCACCTTAAGGCGGGCGACACACTAGAGGATTTCCTTGAAGGCTTCCCCGGTGTTCAACGTGAGCAGGCCGAAGCCTTCCTTGAGCTGGCGCTCGACGCAGCGTTGAGCCATGCGCGTGCTGCTTGA